Proteins encoded together in one Synechococcus sp. A15-62 window:
- a CDS encoding phosphoribulokinase, whose protein sequence is MDPEAQRLISITDQRRLLQYLELGDVERWLAQQHKSGRYRIALDHWHPQAAPDWLWSVGLPLLSLAEKWSGKRRLIGFSALPGCGKTTLGQWIEAAAKALDLSVQVVSLDDFYFEAKRLDEAMRGNPWGVPRALPGSHDLGLLQECLETWRQGENVLLPCFDKAKRHGRGDRSGWRRCAADLLIFEGWFVGCRPNADLTTDEPHLESPLTPQEMEWRLKLQPVLAHYEPTWNCFDQLWQLRATDFNAPWRWKRQQEATLEAERGVSLSNADLDRFIRMILCSLPSSSFHTMRADVVVEVDPDRTLRRIHLPSSTQDSPSSDSLTG, encoded by the coding sequence TTGGATCCTGAGGCTCAACGCCTGATTTCAATCACGGACCAGCGCCGGTTGCTTCAGTATCTCGAGCTGGGTGATGTGGAGCGTTGGTTGGCTCAACAGCACAAGTCCGGGCGTTACCGGATCGCCCTTGATCACTGGCATCCCCAGGCGGCCCCGGATTGGCTGTGGTCTGTTGGCCTGCCCCTCCTGAGCCTGGCTGAAAAATGGAGCGGAAAACGCCGTCTGATCGGATTCAGCGCCCTGCCCGGATGCGGGAAAACCACACTGGGGCAATGGATTGAAGCCGCAGCGAAAGCACTTGACCTCTCCGTACAGGTGGTTTCGCTGGATGATTTTTATTTCGAGGCCAAACGCCTGGATGAAGCGATGCGCGGCAACCCCTGGGGTGTGCCCCGTGCGCTTCCCGGCAGCCATGATCTGGGACTGCTGCAGGAGTGTCTCGAGACATGGCGACAGGGTGAGAACGTCCTGCTGCCCTGCTTCGACAAAGCCAAACGACATGGACGTGGAGATCGGAGCGGTTGGCGTCGTTGCGCTGCCGACCTGCTGATTTTTGAGGGTTGGTTTGTGGGCTGCAGACCAAATGCCGACTTAACGACGGATGAGCCCCATCTCGAGAGCCCCCTAACGCCGCAGGAGATGGAGTGGCGCCTGAAGCTGCAACCTGTGCTCGCCCACTACGAACCCACCTGGAATTGTTTCGATCAACTCTGGCAACTGCGAGCGACTGACTTCAACGCGCCTTGGCGATGGAAGCGGCAACAGGAAGCCACCCTTGAGGCGGAGCGGGGTGTGTCGCTATCGAATGCCGACTTGGATCGTTTCATCCGCATGATTCTGTGCTCGCTGCCATCGAGCAGTTTTCACACCATGCGAGCAGATGTTGTTGTGGAGGTGGATCCGGATCGAACCCTGCGGCGAATCCACCTCCCGAGTTCCACTCAGGATTCGCCGTCTTCGGACTCACTCACCGGATAA
- a CDS encoding DUF565 domain-containing protein → MSSIQRTRLAGLQNKWGDGIRRSWSGPWWRRSASLLLLLLGFFIGSNLPIYILNAVELRTHLALYALIACELMVVGRRRLPWLDNIRIGFVYAVVLEAFKVGS, encoded by the coding sequence ATGAGCTCAATCCAGCGCACACGACTGGCTGGGCTGCAGAACAAGTGGGGGGACGGAATTCGTCGGTCTTGGTCTGGACCCTGGTGGCGCCGCAGTGCTTCGTTGTTGCTGCTTCTGCTTGGGTTTTTCATCGGCAGCAACCTCCCCATCTACATCCTGAACGCCGTCGAACTCAGGACTCACTTAGCGCTCTATGCCCTGATCGCCTGTGAATTGATGGTGGTTGGGCGTCGTCGTCTCCCCTGGCTCGACAACATCCGGATCGGATTTGTCTATGCCGTTGTTTTGGAGGCATTCAAAGTTGGATCCTGA
- the rpmF gene encoding 50S ribosomal protein L32 translates to MAVPKKKTSKAKRNQRSATWKAKAAVAAQRAMSIGKSVLSGRAQGFVYPVSESEDGES, encoded by the coding sequence ATGGCCGTCCCGAAGAAGAAAACATCCAAGGCCAAGCGCAACCAGCGCAGCGCTACCTGGAAGGCCAAGGCAGCCGTTGCCGCCCAGCGCGCCATGTCCATCGGCAAGTCTGTTCTGAGTGGCCGCGCCCAGGGTTTTGTTTATCCGGTGAGTGAGTCCGAAGACGGCGAATCCTGA
- a CDS encoding HAD-IA family hydrolase: MNRLSAVFWDVDGTLADTEMDGHRPAFNMAFKELDLPFVWDEALYNRLLAIPGGLRRVKLHAEACGVALSQHQLAQVRDRKRFHYLERVRQGHVQLRPGVKRLLKELSHSGVQQWIVTSSGSASVMALLEQLQQQIPCFDGVVTSDDVAAGKPAPDGYLLALKRSGANSAASLAVEDSAAGLSAARAAGLRCLLTPSPWDAEALRDSSGEAAAVLDHLGDPGEPATVLSGASCQEEAVTLKYLETLLSVPDR, translated from the coding sequence GTGAACAGGCTTTCAGCGGTCTTTTGGGATGTGGATGGCACCTTGGCCGACACGGAAATGGACGGTCATCGACCGGCCTTCAACATGGCTTTCAAGGAGCTGGATCTCCCCTTCGTTTGGGATGAAGCGCTGTACAACCGGCTGCTGGCGATTCCCGGTGGACTCCGCAGGGTGAAGCTTCACGCTGAAGCCTGTGGTGTGGCCCTCAGTCAGCACCAGCTGGCCCAGGTACGAGATCGAAAACGCTTCCATTACCTGGAACGGGTTCGCCAAGGGCATGTGCAGCTCCGCCCTGGTGTGAAAAGGCTTTTGAAGGAGTTGAGTCACTCAGGCGTGCAGCAGTGGATCGTCACCTCCAGCGGATCAGCGTCGGTGATGGCTCTGCTGGAACAGTTACAGCAGCAGATCCCCTGCTTCGATGGGGTGGTGACGTCGGATGACGTTGCTGCGGGCAAGCCAGCGCCGGACGGCTACCTGCTCGCCCTCAAACGCAGTGGGGCCAACAGTGCTGCCAGCCTTGCCGTCGAGGATTCTGCGGCGGGGCTTTCGGCAGCCAGAGCCGCAGGTCTGCGTTGTCTGCTGACCCCATCCCCCTGGGATGCCGAAGCCCTGCGCGATTCCAGTGGCGAGGCCGCTGCAGTGCTGGATCACCTGGGGGACCCGGGAGAGCCAGCAACGGTGCTTTCCGGCGCCTCTTGCCAGGAGGAGGCAGTGACGCTGAAGTATCTGGAGACTCTGTTGTCGGTACCGGATCGATGA
- the recJ gene encoding single-stranded-DNA-specific exonuclease RecJ produces the protein MPAVPLHWSWSLPAVVEPSPLRGLDLPLALRCVLRRRGFSSTSEAESFLSPGDLPSTRDHFPDLEQACARLVAACRSRERVAICGDYDADGMTSTALLLRALAPLGAEPEPAIPSRMEEGYGLNPAMVQRLYDDGVRLLVTVDNGVAAREALELAASLTMQVIVTDHHTIPMERPPMTALIHPATTPEGSPYRGLAGVGLAYVVAHAVAEALKKPEAIRVALDLFCIGTVADMAPLVGANRSWLLEGLNQLHRSECKGLQALQRLAGLGERPLTAEDIGFQLAPRINAVGRLGEPRLVVDLLTAEDPDSAMALARRCDDYNRQRRDLCDAIEAEAVALVEAESDEALPSFLLLAQSHWHHGVIGIVAARLMERYHRPTALLAGEGDGSLRASVRGPIGFAVDRALSSCSDLLTRFGGHPAAGGFTVRAELVHALHERLCAEADSWLMTQAQGRPVQPDALLQLKDVNWDLWRHLQSLAPFGIGHPKPLFWSRGVSVGDRRDLKGGHLALTLRQGESERRAIAWRWDSSAAVPECCDVAYSISINRWQGEQRLQLELKAIRAHSELVLIDRGTRQYTARWTQSSGLTLTNGDGETLQASIKQEESLTSDNDLARDQRVIQLLEEACLGLGLRP, from the coding sequence TTGCCGGCTGTTCCGCTCCACTGGTCCTGGTCCCTTCCGGCCGTGGTGGAACCATCGCCGTTGCGCGGGCTTGATTTGCCGCTGGCGCTGCGCTGTGTGCTGCGGCGCCGCGGATTCAGCTCCACATCCGAAGCCGAGAGCTTTCTCTCCCCTGGTGATCTGCCATCCACCCGCGATCATTTCCCCGATCTTGAGCAGGCCTGTGCTCGTCTGGTAGCGGCCTGTCGCTCCCGTGAACGTGTCGCCATCTGTGGTGATTACGACGCCGATGGGATGACGAGCACAGCGCTGCTGTTGCGGGCATTGGCCCCGCTGGGTGCAGAGCCGGAACCCGCCATTCCGTCGCGGATGGAAGAGGGATATGGCCTCAATCCCGCCATGGTGCAGCGGCTCTACGACGATGGAGTGCGGCTCCTGGTCACCGTTGATAACGGAGTTGCTGCGAGGGAAGCGCTTGAACTTGCCGCAAGTTTGACCATGCAGGTGATCGTGACCGATCACCACACCATCCCGATGGAGCGGCCGCCGATGACCGCACTGATTCACCCGGCCACCACGCCGGAGGGCTCGCCCTACCGCGGTCTGGCCGGTGTCGGGCTCGCCTATGTGGTGGCCCATGCCGTTGCCGAGGCGCTGAAAAAACCAGAAGCCATCCGTGTTGCACTGGATCTTTTCTGCATCGGCACGGTGGCCGATATGGCACCACTGGTGGGGGCCAACCGCAGTTGGTTGCTCGAGGGGCTCAACCAGCTGCACCGCTCCGAGTGCAAGGGCTTGCAAGCACTTCAGCGCCTGGCCGGATTGGGTGAACGGCCGCTGACGGCCGAGGACATCGGGTTTCAGCTTGCACCACGCATCAATGCCGTCGGTCGCCTCGGCGAACCGAGGCTTGTGGTGGATCTGCTCACAGCTGAGGATCCTGATTCAGCGATGGCCCTGGCAAGACGTTGTGATGATTACAACCGTCAGCGGAGGGATCTCTGCGACGCGATCGAAGCGGAGGCCGTGGCTCTGGTGGAAGCGGAGAGCGATGAAGCACTTCCGTCCTTTCTGCTCCTGGCACAAAGTCACTGGCACCACGGGGTGATCGGCATTGTTGCTGCTCGGCTGATGGAGCGTTACCACCGTCCCACCGCTCTTCTGGCCGGTGAGGGGGATGGAAGCCTGCGGGCTTCGGTGCGGGGACCGATCGGCTTCGCTGTGGATCGCGCTCTCTCCAGTTGCAGTGATTTGCTGACCCGTTTTGGCGGCCATCCCGCTGCAGGGGGGTTCACAGTGAGAGCGGAGCTTGTGCATGCCCTGCATGAGCGTCTCTGTGCCGAGGCCGACAGCTGGCTGATGACCCAGGCCCAGGGGCGTCCCGTGCAACCCGACGCTCTGCTGCAGTTGAAGGATGTGAACTGGGATCTGTGGCGCCACCTGCAATCCCTGGCACCCTTCGGGATCGGTCATCCCAAACCTCTGTTCTGGTCGAGGGGGGTGAGCGTTGGGGATCGGCGAGACCTCAAGGGAGGGCATCTGGCGCTGACGCTGCGCCAAGGGGAGAGTGAGCGTCGCGCCATCGCCTGGCGATGGGATTCATCTGCAGCTGTTCCCGAATGCTGTGACGTGGCCTACAGCATTTCGATCAACCGCTGGCAGGGAGAACAGCGACTCCAACTGGAGCTCAAAGCCATCCGCGCCCACTCCGAGTTGGTCTTGATCGACCGAGGCACACGCCAGTACACCGCCCGGTGGACGCAAAGCTCAGGGCTGACGCTTACCAATGGCGATGGTGAGACCCTGCAGGCGAGCATCAAACAAGAAGAATCCCTCACCAGTGACAACGACCTGGCAAGGGATCAGCGGGTGATTCAGTTGCTGGAGGAAGCCTGTTTGGGCTTAGGACTTCGTCCCTGA